One genomic region from Verrucomicrobiota bacterium encodes:
- a CDS encoding type II secretion system protein — translation MVRHHKFGEQGFTLIELLTSIAILGLLIGILAASMGSSRERAAVAGSLSNLRQMGAAAGLYSNDHGGKLPPHAVFDEELGENREWCYARFGPQTDNPFSGGLLAPYLENAKDVLTCPVWQPSPEMQELVEQAFNVPGNLGYGYNGLYLGERKIEEDGSFIGNYNAYPRSAVINPSKTVMFTISATNRFGQAASQEMIWPPGHLTAGGSSICVRLVNSKETLVGWVDGSVSVVSAIPVEEFPDDGIFTGHIDMDEDGEPDVDIWYPFPPESSL, via the coding sequence ATGGTAAGGCACCATAAATTCGGGGAGCAGGGATTCACTCTCATAGAATTGCTCACGTCCATAGCCATTCTTGGCCTGCTGATCGGCATCCTCGCTGCATCCATGGGCTCATCGAGAGAGCGCGCAGCCGTTGCCGGTAGTCTTTCGAATCTTCGTCAAATGGGTGCTGCTGCCGGACTCTACAGTAACGATCACGGAGGAAAGCTTCCTCCTCATGCTGTTTTCGACGAGGAGTTGGGAGAGAATAGGGAGTGGTGCTACGCTCGGTTTGGACCTCAGACCGACAACCCTTTTTCTGGTGGTCTATTGGCACCCTATCTGGAAAACGCAAAAGACGTGCTTACTTGCCCGGTATGGCAACCTTCTCCCGAAATGCAGGAGCTCGTTGAGCAGGCCTTCAACGTCCCCGGCAACCTAGGATATGGGTATAATGGCTTGTATCTGGGGGAGCGGAAAATAGAGGAGGACGGCTCCTTTATAGGAAACTACAACGCCTATCCTCGATCTGCGGTAATCAACCCTTCCAAAACCGTGATGTTCACCATCAGCGCGACTAATCGGTTTGGTCAAGCAGCCAGCCAGGAAATGATCTGGCCTCCAGGCCATCTCACTGCTGGAGGAAGCTCTATTTGTGTTCGCTTGGTCAATAGTAAGGAAACCTTGGTCGGGTGGGTAGATGGTTCGGTTTCCGTAGTTTCCGCAATCCCCGTTGAGGAGTTCCCTGATGACGGAATCTTTACCGGACACATCGATATGGATGAAGACGGGGAGCCAGACGTTGATATCTGGTATCCCTTTCCTCCAGAGAGCTCGTTATGA
- a CDS encoding serine hydrolase domain-containing protein: MMKISVGQNSEVIALNAVGFLRRLIPVIPEKFFALSLTHFSSIPGLRTLLFGALFTTFTVGTRANATDSVRSAVQDLVADTAIPGAVVAYRTAEGRTDTFAVGYADPETNRPMSPDLVFPVGSVAKPFVCALFLLLSDEGLVDRETTVGNFLSVPDFVSEKQIRSLGNHTARLPDAIRNADFQKMLVANPSDSWTAQEILPFAFEQTEPPEEASIARYSNTHTILLGQIIEEATKGNLSALLEEKVFTPFGMSETYLRLDGIDTRERPRGYRYAKQNWPIGYGDFLTDVTDFNVSWTNAAGSLFATADDLLRAVGPIATGSYLSEESKTYLFDWADTQTSAVVYGFGIESWNDWIGHRGDVPGYQAFFAIHNETETKIVVLTNLSNFPKGPGPAESVAETVLKVLH; encoded by the coding sequence ATGATGAAAATTTCTGTTGGCCAGAACAGTGAAGTCATAGCTCTTAACGCCGTTGGGTTTCTGCGGAGGCTCATTCCTGTAATCCCAGAAAAGTTCTTCGCCTTATCCCTCACTCACTTTTCGTCGATACCCGGTTTAAGAACGCTTTTGTTTGGCGCTTTGTTCACCACCTTTACGGTCGGAACCCGCGCCAACGCGACGGATTCAGTGCGCTCCGCCGTGCAAGATCTCGTTGCGGATACCGCTATCCCGGGTGCGGTCGTGGCCTATCGAACGGCGGAGGGACGAACCGATACATTCGCCGTTGGATACGCAGACCCGGAAACGAACCGCCCCATGTCGCCCGATCTTGTATTTCCGGTCGGTAGTGTCGCAAAACCCTTCGTCTGCGCACTCTTCCTTTTGCTTTCCGACGAGGGTCTCGTGGATCGTGAGACGACCGTCGGCAATTTTCTCAGTGTCCCGGATTTTGTATCTGAAAAGCAGATACGGAGCCTCGGCAATCACACCGCCCGTCTTCCCGACGCGATTCGTAACGCGGATTTCCAGAAAATGCTCGTTGCCAATCCGTCTGACAGTTGGACTGCCCAAGAGATTTTGCCTTTTGCGTTCGAGCAAACTGAGCCTCCCGAGGAGGCGTCAATTGCCCGTTATTCCAACACCCATACCATTCTCCTCGGGCAGATCATTGAGGAAGCCACCAAGGGTAACCTCTCAGCCTTGCTGGAAGAGAAGGTCTTTACCCCGTTTGGCATGTCGGAAACGTATCTCCGGCTGGATGGTATCGATACGCGGGAAAGGCCCCGGGGTTATCGATACGCTAAACAAAACTGGCCGATTGGATACGGTGATTTCCTCACCGACGTGACTGATTTCAACGTGAGCTGGACAAACGCTGCCGGGTCTCTTTTCGCAACGGCTGACGATTTACTCAGAGCGGTGGGTCCGATAGCGACGGGCTCCTATCTCTCCGAAGAATCCAAGACCTACCTTTTCGACTGGGCTGATACCCAAACGTCCGCGGTCGTATACGGGTTTGGCATTGAAAGTTGGAATGACTGGATCGGGCACCGCGGTGACGTGCCCGGGTATCAGGCCTTCTTCGCAATCCACAACGAAACCGAAACAAAGATCGTTGTTCTCACAAATCTATCCAACTTTCCTAAGGGGCCGGGGCCAGCTGAATCTGTCGCAGAAACTGTCTTGAAGGTGCTCCACTAG
- a CDS encoding serine hydrolase domain-containing protein, which translates to MPSRRRNFGLLMAMAFSSQALGAELGYPSETVSEAIETLQTFEFSDGSAGGGVAVVSEDGWVVFQGLGVLRDRSDAIATFSFRAGSVSKLITALLAARLVDSSVVDWNDVMDGPERGWFENRWPESPVTLAQLFEHTAGLEGSDYVDFGQWPADITAGEYISSRKPFVLRWEPGKHYSYANSGAVLAAGYIEAVTGIDFDQLVAEEVFAPLDMGASTFLPEMDLEPWSRPVAEEEQGIRWFPGVRAAGSLESTLQDLSQVVLMFLRDGAGSDGSVFLEESTIERIQRSESSLAANHGAGDAAYGIGLFPFVIDGRVFRGHWGRIDGFQTTLGYCRNTGRGFVVWTDLATRGEMGQLRSKVAAVIKDPDPVSNGTGNLQEGRDWECFSGIYRNFTHDMKVRTGLFGLLSAIRIESVGELIQISGVWPWSPSMSVWEPDEKGVFRLQDFPLASGVLVEEGNASYWIDGESWRRTNALTFWVEGVALFGGILMLVIGSTLLPAYVAGSAVIAIFRRTALFWESVRFWGWIWITLGSWVGLLFLLSFVSWGIFGGTGDIAELSRPGPEALLLAACSVVGPLLSIGLLLAWRRLGGFQRILAISQLVFWIELVVLGLVPLISWV; encoded by the coding sequence ATGCCCTCCCGACGGCGCAACTTTGGATTATTGATGGCGATGGCGTTTTCTTCGCAGGCGCTAGGTGCCGAATTGGGTTATCCTTCGGAAACGGTGTCTGAAGCGATCGAAACGCTGCAGACTTTTGAGTTCTCGGATGGTTCTGCCGGGGGTGGGGTGGCAGTTGTTTCTGAGGATGGTTGGGTTGTCTTCCAAGGGTTGGGGGTTCTCAGGGACCGTTCTGATGCGATAGCGACCTTTTCTTTTCGAGCCGGTTCGGTGAGCAAATTGATCACGGCTCTTCTGGCGGCTCGATTGGTGGATTCGAGTGTAGTTGATTGGAATGATGTTATGGACGGACCGGAAAGAGGTTGGTTCGAGAATCGGTGGCCGGAGAGTCCAGTTACTCTAGCTCAGCTCTTTGAACACACGGCGGGCTTGGAGGGTTCGGATTATGTGGATTTTGGACAGTGGCCGGCTGATATTACTGCCGGAGAGTACATCAGTAGCCGAAAGCCTTTCGTTCTGCGATGGGAGCCGGGGAAACATTACTCCTACGCGAATAGCGGGGCGGTCCTCGCGGCAGGCTATATCGAAGCCGTCACTGGGATTGATTTCGATCAGCTGGTGGCAGAAGAAGTTTTTGCACCACTCGATATGGGAGCATCGACCTTTTTGCCGGAGATGGATTTGGAACCATGGTCGCGACCAGTTGCAGAGGAGGAACAAGGGATCCGCTGGTTCCCTGGAGTAAGAGCGGCCGGAAGCTTGGAGAGCACGTTACAAGACTTGAGTCAGGTCGTGCTGATGTTTTTGCGCGATGGTGCCGGTTCGGATGGGAGTGTTTTTCTCGAGGAGTCCACTATCGAACGGATACAGCGCTCCGAATCCTCGTTGGCGGCTAATCATGGAGCTGGAGATGCTGCCTATGGAATTGGTCTGTTCCCTTTTGTGATCGATGGCCGTGTTTTTCGCGGGCATTGGGGCCGGATTGATGGTTTTCAGACTACGCTGGGGTATTGTCGAAATACCGGTCGTGGATTCGTTGTGTGGACCGATCTAGCGACTCGCGGTGAAATGGGACAACTTCGATCGAAGGTGGCTGCAGTTATCAAGGATCCTGATCCTGTCAGCAATGGCACGGGCAACCTCCAGGAGGGAAGAGACTGGGAGTGTTTCTCGGGTATCTATCGTAATTTCACTCACGACATGAAGGTGCGCACGGGCCTTTTTGGTCTTTTGAGTGCCATCCGTATCGAGTCCGTCGGAGAGTTAATACAAATAAGTGGCGTTTGGCCATGGAGCCCATCGATGTCTGTCTGGGAGCCAGACGAGAAGGGTGTTTTCCGGCTTCAGGATTTTCCTCTCGCTTCGGGAGTGCTCGTGGAAGAGGGGAACGCCTCTTACTGGATTGATGGGGAGAGTTGGCGGAGAACGAACGCTTTGACATTTTGGGTGGAGGGAGTGGCACTTTTTGGCGGAATTCTGATGTTGGTCATCGGAAGCACTCTCTTACCGGCCTACGTCGCTGGTTCGGCGGTGATTGCAATCTTCCGAAGAACCGCCCTTTTTTGGGAAAGCGTTCGGTTTTGGGGCTGGATCTGGATCACTCTGGGATCGTGGGTGGGCCTTCTGTTTCTTCTTAGCTTTGTCAGCTGGGGCATCTTTGGCGGAACAGGAGATATCGCGGAGCTTTCACGGCCTGGGCCTGAAGCACTTCTGTTGGCGGCCTGTAGTGTGGTCGGCCCTCTTCTCTCGATAGGTTTGTTGTTGGCGTGGAGGAGGTTGGGTGGTTTTCAGCGGATTTTGGCGATCAGTCAGCTGGTGTTTTGGATTGAGTTAGTAGTTCTTGGGCTCGTTCCCTTGATTTCCTGGGTCTGA